A segment of the Marinomonas posidonica IVIA-Po-181 genome:
GTGCAAGCGGTTGAAAACTTCATAGATGCTAATAACTCCTAACCTTTCTTCAGCAAGCGCCTATAAACGGCAGCTTGCAAAGCGTTTTGATCGTGCTGCTTCGTCTTATGATGCTTATGCTCAGTTTCAATTGGATGTTCTCAACAGGTTGCTACTTTGTTTACCTGACTCTCCAACCCATACCATCATGGATCTGGGGACTGGAACTGGGTTAGCTTTACCCTCGTTAATGACTAAATGTACGCCGAATCATTGTGTTGCTCTCGATTTATCTCCGGCTATGTTGGCTGTGTCGCGTGCTCGTATGTCTGATGATTTTCCAATTCATTATGTCTGTGCTGATGCGGAAACCTTCCCTTTTGCAGGGAGCTGCTTTGATGTGATTTTTTCCAGTTTGGCGATTCAGTGGTGTTTGCAGCCAGAAAGTTTATTTCGCTCTTTGTTTGCGGCTAGCTGTCACGAGGGGTATTTGGTTTTTTCTACGTTATTAGTAGGTTCTATGCCAGAGTTATCGACAGCTTGGTTAGGCGTGGATGGACGTGAACACGTTCATCAGTACATCACTGAAGAAGCGTTAAAAAATCAGCTCTTGGCCGCATCGTGGCAAATTGAGTCATTATCCGTCGAGCAGGTAGAGATGTGGTTTGATTCGCCTGAAGCTGCGGTGGCGTCTTTGAAGAAGGTGGGTGCTAGTCTGATTTCAACGGAAAAACAGCAGGCGATATCGCCTTCAACCTGGAAAGCTTTTTTGCAGCAATATGAAAAACAGCGTCAAGTGAAGGGGATTCCTTTGAGTTATCAGGTGGCGTTTGTTGTCGCCCGTAAACATGTTAGTTAGATCGAGGCAGTTGTGAAAAAACGATTTTTTGTCACCGGAACAGATACTGATGCTGGAAAAACCTACTTTACCGTAGGTTTGTTAATGGCTGCTCAGAGAGCAGGGCAGAAGACTATTGGTTTGAAGCCTGTGGCGGCTGGGGCCGAGTTGATCGATGGCGTAAAGCGAAATAATGACGCTTGGGAAATTCAACAGGCCAGCAGTGTTTCCTTAGCTTACGAACAGGTTAACCCGGTTTTATTAGAGGACGCCATAGCGCCTCATATTGCTGCTCAACAAGAAGGGCGACTCGTCACTTCTTCACGGTTAGAAGGCTTTATTAAAGGAGCTTTGTTAACACCACATGATTTAGCCTTGATTGAAGGTGCTGGTGGCTGGCGTGTGCCGTTAAACGATAGAGAGCTTTTGTCTGATCTGGCTAAATCTCTGGGGTTTCCAGTGATTCTAGTGGTTAACATGAAGCTCGGCTGTATTAATCACGCCCTGTTAACGGCGGAATCCATTGTTCGAGATGGGTTGACTCTAGTAGGATGGGTTGCTAACACCGCTGGGCAAGATAAGATGTCCTGTTATGATGAGAACTTGGCGACGCTAAGGGCTATGTTATCGGCACCTTTATTGGGAGCCCTTTCCTGGTGTGAAAATGATCAAATAGCACAGGCTGAATTTGATAACCTGCTCTCAGCACTATAAATTTCCCTTCAAAGCTTGAAAGTCTGGGATAAACACGCATTAATACAAACTATATTAATGCGAAGATACAGTAAAGGTTGAGGTGGTAAGGTGAAAGCTTGGTTATGTGGTTTAGATGACGACGAAATTTCCAGTGTTTCCAGTATACTCACTTTTATCGGTATTGAGCACAGTACCTCTCTAACGGCATTTCAATTACCTGATTTCGTTGTTCTCGGGGGCCAAATTCAGTCATTTGAATTGGATGAAATGGTGCCAATTATTTCATTGAGTCATTCTTTAATATCGCCGGATGGTGAGAACTTATGGTTGTGTCCTTTGCCTTGGCGATCTCAAGCCTTGTCTTCTATATTAAAAGAAATTAAGCAGTTACATACTTTTCCGCAAGCATCGGGCGTCAATTTAAATCTGCATGTTCGACACTTAGAGGCGTTGTTAATTCGTCAGGCTTTGGTGTCTACTCAAGGTGTGGTCTCTAAAGCTGCGCAGAATCTACAAATACAGCGTACTACTCTAATCGAAAAAATGCGTCGCTATAATATTGATAAGTCGGAGTTTTAGTGACTAAAGATGAAGAGATAGCGGAGCTTAAGGCCGCTTTTAAAGCGTTTTCTGAGTCTTCAGATGTATTGGCAAAATCCTATTTGGATCTTCAGCAAGACGTGGTGCGTTTGCAAGAGCAATTGCAGAAGTCGGAGCAAGATAAGCGCCAAGAACAAGACAAAAACCGAGTCTTAGTCCTTCAGTTTCAGCAGTTGTTTGAGTCAATGCCGGTAGGGGTTTTGCTATTGAATGAAGAGGGCGTGATTGTGATGGCGAATCCAGTGGCTGAGCGATTATTTAATTTGTCCTTGATTGGTCAGGCTTGGGGAGAAGTCGTTCCGCGCAGCTTTCGACCACAAGAAGATGACGGTCATGATGTCACTATGGTGACGGGGCGCCGGGTTCGAGTTGAGACGGCTTCATTGGGGAATGTGCCGGGGCAGTTGGTTATCCTAGTGGATTTGACAGAAGCTTACTTTTTACAGAAAAAACTCAGTCATCATGAACGTTTGTCAAATATGGGCAAAATGGTGGCGGCATTAGCACACCAAATCCGAACGCCTTTGTCGTCAGCGTCTCTTTATGCCGGGCATTTGCAGAAAGCCGATTTAGCGCCTGTGATGCGACAGACTTTCGCAAATAAACTGGCGGATCGATTGGGAAATATTGAGAAACAGATCCGTGATATGCTGATTTTCTCTCGCAGC
Coding sequences within it:
- the bioC gene encoding malonyl-ACP O-methyltransferase BioC gives rise to the protein MLITPNLSSASAYKRQLAKRFDRAASSYDAYAQFQLDVLNRLLLCLPDSPTHTIMDLGTGTGLALPSLMTKCTPNHCVALDLSPAMLAVSRARMSDDFPIHYVCADAETFPFAGSCFDVIFSSLAIQWCLQPESLFRSLFAASCHEGYLVFSTLLVGSMPELSTAWLGVDGREHVHQYITEEALKNQLLAASWQIESLSVEQVEMWFDSPEAAVASLKKVGASLISTEKQQAISPSTWKAFLQQYEKQRQVKGIPLSYQVAFVVARKHVS
- the bioD gene encoding dethiobiotin synthase yields the protein MKKRFFVTGTDTDAGKTYFTVGLLMAAQRAGQKTIGLKPVAAGAELIDGVKRNNDAWEIQQASSVSLAYEQVNPVLLEDAIAPHIAAQQEGRLVTSSRLEGFIKGALLTPHDLALIEGAGGWRVPLNDRELLSDLAKSLGFPVILVVNMKLGCINHALLTAESIVRDGLTLVGWVANTAGQDKMSCYDENLATLRAMLSAPLLGALSWCENDQIAQAEFDNLLSAL
- a CDS encoding helix-turn-helix domain-containing protein gives rise to the protein MKAWLCGLDDDEISSVSSILTFIGIEHSTSLTAFQLPDFVVLGGQIQSFELDEMVPIISLSHSLISPDGENLWLCPLPWRSQALSSILKEIKQLHTFPQASGVNLNLHVRHLEALLIRQALVSTQGVVSKAAQNLQIQRTTLIEKMRRYNIDKSEF
- a CDS encoding sensor histidine kinase — protein: MTKDEEIAELKAAFKAFSESSDVLAKSYLDLQQDVVRLQEQLQKSEQDKRQEQDKNRVLVLQFQQLFESMPVGVLLLNEEGVIVMANPVAERLFNLSLIGQAWGEVVPRSFRPQEDDGHDVTMVTGRRVRVETASLGNVPGQLVILVDLTEAYFLQKKLSHHERLSNMGKMVAALAHQIRTPLSSASLYAGHLQKADLAPVMRQTFANKLADRLGNIEKQIRDMLIFSRSEIKLDETILLNDFTADLVSQCEEVCEQKNVTLDLSGPEFATNEVIQCNKETLLGALLNLLNNAIDSQHPGSTVRLSWRTVGASAVFVFKDRGVGMSKEHLEHVQEGFVTTKQHGTGLGLMVVKAIARAHHGQFEIDSIEGAGTTASLTIPLVRV